In Zingiber officinale cultivar Zhangliang chromosome 6A, Zo_v1.1, whole genome shotgun sequence, a single genomic region encodes these proteins:
- the LOC121995252 gene encoding F-box/kelch-repeat protein At1g15670-like: MSRPIPISPHHFDLYELLRYNREAPRSVRSVPFRRCLIPPAAIINVPICSVPTVPEAELIPGLPDCLALECLIRVPFHAILDARGVCKRWKHELDSPSFYRIRRAAGLAPRVVTLLFRGKLPHTVGKFHLALYEPDTGVFTMRQLASNRPNFKKGIRIHAMVVGRELVVIGGWDVLENRSTAEVNIYDLLSGAWRPGAPNPAPGRTCCVYGLKGGKVFVVGGRVKKLVYDVADDKWFDRDANGKKLRSALVYDVAADTWLEIPDLGQDKCQGTSINGSFCSKFWQTREEYNNAIQYCRELLLLDDKCYLRMTKDGKEIAICVRKGKVMMEEVRLSDDVLGTLQQRLGLRPKEVHLYLKSYILDRL, translated from the coding sequence ATGAGCCGCCCAATCCCAATCAGTCCACACCATTTCGATCTGTACGAACTGTTACGTTACAACCGGGAAGCGCCTCGATCTGTACGATCTGTACCATTTCGTCGCTGTCTGATTCCTCCGGCGGCGATCATCAACGTTCCGATCTGTTCCGTTCCAACAGTTCCGGAGGCCGAGTTAATTCCAGGGCTGCCGGACTGTCTCGCTCTCGAGTGCCTCATCCGCGTCCCCTTCCATGCCATCCTCGACGCTCGGGGCGTCTGCAAGAGGTGGAAGCACGAACTTGACTCGCCGTCCTTCTACCGCATCCGCAGAGCCGCCGGCCTCGCTCCCCGCGTCGTGACGTTGCTCTTCCGGGGCAAACTCCCGCACACCGTCGGCAAGTTTCACCTAGCCCTATACGAGCCCGACACGGGCGTCTTCACGATGCGGCAGCTGGCCTCCAACCGCCCCAATTTCAAGAAGGGCATCCGTATTCATGCCATGGTCGTCGGGCGAGAGCTGGTGGTGATCGGTGGATGGGACGTGTTGGAAAACCGCAGTACTGCCGAGGTTAACATCTACGATCTACTCTCCGGGGCATGGCGTCCAGGCGCGCCAAACCCGGCTCCAGGGCGGACTTGCTGCGTGTACGGCTTGAAGGGAGGGAAGGTGTTCGTAGTCGGCGGGAGAGTCAAAAAGCTCGTCTACGACGTGGCTGACGACAAGTGGTTTGACAGGGACGCGAATGGCAAAAAGCTGCGATCGGCGCTCGTCTATGACGTGGCTGCCGACACCTGGCTTGAGATACCGGATTTGGGACAGGACAAGTGTCAAGGGACTTCCATCAACGGGAGCTTCTGCAGTAAATTTTGGCAAACCCGGGAGGAATACAACAATGCTATTCAATATTGCAGGGAGTTGTTGTTATTAGACGACAAGTGCTACCTCCGCATGACCAAGGACGGGAAAGAGATAGCTATATGCGTTCGTAAGGGGAAAGTGATGATGGAGGAAGTAAGACTGAGTGATGACGTCTTAGGGACGTTGCAACAGCGGTTAGGCCTACGGCCAAAGGAGGTCCACCTATATCTTAAATCATATATTTTAGACCGGTTGTGA